GCTCCTTGGATACTCATCATGGGCGAGATGACGAATGGCTTTTGCATCAGATACAGAAACGAAGGTCAAACCTGCCCTTTTATAGTCAACTTGAAAAGTAAATACACCGTGATGATCTGGTAATCTAAAATCCCCAGTTGTGTACCAACGAGTAATGTTTTCCTTTTTACCGCGCACAAGATTGAGTCGGTAATATGGATCTATCATCTTGAGTTCAAGCTGAACATCATCTGCCTCATAAGGTTGCCACTCCTCTCCATTCCATTGAGACAAACCAATATTATACTGAATAACGTCCTTAATCTTATATGGAGCTAGTTCGTATGATGTACCATCAATGTGAGAATGGCCATGACCTGTAATCTTGATGACcgctttctctttgaaagtcCATTTCACTAGTTCTTCCACAAAATGGCCGTTGGCATGTGAGTTTGAATCTTTTAAAAGTTCCGTACTACCGATCCAGGTAACACGGCCATTGTTGAGGGCCTGGAAGGCGGCCACCATATATGTTTGCGACCCTGCTGCCCATATATTATCGGCTTTTCCATAACATAAAGATGTTCTTGGTGCTGGCAGCACTGGAAGAACCTGTTCGCGATTATCAAGCAATGCAACAGACGAATTGGCAAACAAAAACGTATCTTCCTCGGAGTTGTAGATGAATTCGTTCCTGACTCTGCTTGAGGCAACTTCAAAACTGTCAGATTTCTCCTGGAAGTTATCCGTTAATTTATAATCCTTGGGGCTCGGATATATACCCAATTGGTTCAAAAACAATCTGATCGAGTCTGCTAAGCCATCAGGAGAACTGATCGTCAACATACTACCTCcattctttgaaaatttaAGCAATGACTTGACTCCCAAATATTTGTTCAGACCCTTGCCCT
The nucleotide sequence above comes from Torulaspora globosa chromosome 6, complete sequence. Encoded proteins:
- the WBP1 gene encoding dolichyl-diphosphooligosaccharide-protein glycotransferase (ancestral locus Anc_7.140): MLRNLLIALSILLVTVSARCVEGSKTLVLYDERLTTINDYSIMFNSMKERKYKLDFVSVANETATVSLFDGDHRLYDNVVVFPLKGKGLNKYLGVKSLLKFSKNGGSMLTISSPDGLADSIRLFLNQLGIYPSPKDYKLTDNFQEKSDSFEVASSRVRNEFIYNSEEDTFLFANSSVALLDNREQVLPVLPAPRTSLCYGKADNIWAAGSQTYMVAAFQALNNGRVTWIGSTELLKDSNSHANGHFVEELVKWTFKEKAVIKITGHGHSHIDGTSYELAPYKIKDVIQYNIGLSQWNGEEWQPYEADDVQLELKMIDPYYRLNLVRGKKENITRWYTTGDFRLPDHHGVFTFQVDYKRAGLTFVSVSDAKAIRHLAHDEYPRSWEITNAGVYLSGIFAVIFAWIIFVIFFVSTSKVSKSINAEKKNN